A DNA window from Phyllostomus discolor isolate MPI-MPIP mPhyDis1 chromosome X, mPhyDis1.pri.v3, whole genome shotgun sequence contains the following coding sequences:
- the LOC114505540 gene encoding endogenous retrovirus group FC1 Env polyprotein, translated as MSRILEILFCTQVLSGLALKQPYVWRFYARETYEKGNNVITHTVGVVTCPNSGCRGLMTFTIKTADLESLKRWWGLSPALRLLKDQTEDYCKRWGDTYGGCPYNSCRFHSATIWDQIFPIQDPNDKEWERGVKGKIHVNIWHSGPVGDVFIVKVRKAQNPALNTIYHIQSVIGDQEKTLTRNLEGQKAVGPFSWIKLIQQGAQLLNLISPGSYNDCFLCAYLNRPPLTAVPLQQPLTVSKAQVPEPFSLQGVPLFQDSSIGALKCYGPPGSCNQTLPSSGSITSPPGTFFCCKRTLYRSVNHTILAPCYLVALAPQLILYQPGELSTLLAQERQKRAVLLPLMVGLSFATLIIGTGPGSSGLAVSLQSTKELREELNQAMDASALSMALLQRQITSLAWVAQQNRWALDLLTEETGRTCLLLQEDCCYYVNKSRIVEENIGKLKDIHRRLGSTSSPTETHSWWQSILFPILAPILGPLVILFLALTIGPCLLSTVVQQIEATVTQQAAAKILSLQRHHYWRLRPTQMESEYADYDTDARTDTSAV; from the coding sequence ATGAgcagaattttagaaatattattttgcacCCAAGTTTTATCTGGATTAGCTCTAAAGCAGCCATATGTCTGGAGATTCTATGCTAGGGAAACCTATGAAAAAGGCAATAATGTCATAACCCATACCGTGGGAGTCGTGACCTGTCCCAACTCAGGCTGCAGAGGACTCATGACTTTCACCATCAAAACCGCTGACCTCGAGTCCCTAAAAAGATGGTGGGGTCTATCCCCTGCTCTCCGCTTGCTAAAGGATCAGACAGAAGATTATTGCAAAAGGTGGGGAGACACTTATGGAGGATGTCCATACAACAGTTGTCGGTTTCACTCTGCAACTATATGGGACCAGATTTTTCCAATACAGGACCCTAATGACAAAGAATGGGAAAGAGGAGTAAAAGGGAAAATTCATGTAAATATCTGGCATAGTGGGCCGGTTGGAGACGTGTTTATTGTAAAGGTCAGAAAAGCACAAAACCCTGCCCTAAATACCATCTATCACATCCAGTCAGTCATAGGAGATCAAGAAAAGACACTAACTAGAAACTTGGAAGGTCAAAAAGCAGTAGGTCCTTTCTCTTGGATAAAACTAATACAGCAGGGGGCGCAGCTACTTAATCTAATCAGTCCAGGCAGTTACAATGACTGTTTCTTGTGTGCATATCTTAACAGGCCACCACTGACTGCAGTTCCACTTCAACAACCCCTCACTGTTTCCAAAGCTCAGGTCCCAGAACCCTTTTCTCTCCAAGGTGTTCCTCTATTCCAGGACTCATCCATCGGAGCACTTAAGTGCTACGGACCACCTGGTTCCTGCAATCAGACGTTGCCATCCTCCGGATCCATCACCAGCCCGCCAGGAACTTTCTTTTGCTGTAAGCGGACTCTCTACCGGTCGGTAAATCATACCATCCTAGCCCCTTGCTATCTCGTGGCCTTAGCCCCCCAGCTCATCTTGTATCAACCGGGCGAGTTGAGTACGCTGCTTGCCCAAGAACGTCAGAAGCGAGCAGTCCTCCTCCCCTTGATGGTCGGGTTAAGTTTCGCCACTTTAATCATCGGAACGGGACCGGGGAGTTCAGGACTAGCAGTCAGCCTCCAATCCACCAAGGAGCTCCGGGAAGAGTTAAATCAGGCCATGGATGCCTCAGCACTATCTATGGCCTTATTGCAGAGGCAAATAACTTCCCTAGCTTGGGTAGCCCAACAAAATCggtgggcactagacttactCACCGAAGAGACGGGGAGAACTTGTCTTCTCCTACAGGAAGACTGCTGTTACTACGTCAACAAAAGTAGAATAGTAgaggaaaatattggcaaactaaaGGACATTCACCGGAGATTGGGGAGCACGAGCTCCCCCACCGAAACCCACTCCTGGTGGCAATCAATCCTTTTTCCTATTTTGGCCCCTATTTTAGGCCCTCTTGTCATCCTCTTTCTTGCATTAACTATAGGACCCTGTTTACTGAGCACGGTAGTGCAACAGATAGAAGCAACAGTGACCCAACAAGCTGCTGCCAAGATCCTTTCTCTCCAGAGACACCACTACTGGAGATTACGGCCAACTCAAATGGAGAGTGAATATGCGGACTACGACACTGATGCTAGAACAGACACCAGTGCTGtttag